From the genome of Vicia villosa cultivar HV-30 ecotype Madison, WI linkage group LG2, Vvil1.0, whole genome shotgun sequence, one region includes:
- the LOC131651382 gene encoding uncharacterized protein LOC131651382, translating into MNSTLFPMQKHSRLLCLSQWHKNWMLESNNQIFRIQILQAHDRIIAVSVYRFDSSQTMWKKVKSIKDRMFFVSSLDSSFSCQPINLKTEGGRIYIALNDNDFVYIYNIEDDSLMISRSFSNLPKNRSYSRWIMPNISITDTLKEENAKALQIREKENMCGVPSFFKKKKKKKNMSGAIHLQETEYKFALPIDIIDAEDKFGLPIDIVEVIAKHIVNVVDYLHFRAANRLFHLIDEMFTFVHPKHGLKYKYNINFPYVEFWNLMTDWEICCSKDGWILIVGETSNGCFFFNPFTKQVLSPSLRFSIWNTLCVGLSHNIEFPLYHISPALHNGLFYYLSIKGKLAVIEATRGEEPKWKELVEPQAPCTGFFDSFLVECNGSLLSVFECSYRKWVKVFKLNESTMRWIKVESLNNQMLFVGNHTSFSAVAKIPGMENKIYFTRFYDESIVFYCLETNKYHTFENEVVHFHHVKEHLNSCWIDPRWD; encoded by the exons ATGAACTCCACACTTTTTCCTATGCAAAAACATTCAAGATTATTATGTCTTTCTCAGTGGCATAAAAATTGGATGTTAGAATCCAACAATCAAATATTTAGAATACAGATTTTGCAAGCACATGATAGGATTATTGCAGTTTCTGTTTATAGATTTGATTCTTCTCAAACCATGTGGAAAAAGGTGAAAAGCATCAAGGATAGAATGTTCTTTGTATCAAGTCTTGACTCATCTTTTTCTTGCCAACCAATCAATCTCAAAACTGAAGGAGGCCGTATCTATATCGCTCTAAACGACAACGACTTTGTCTATATATACAACATTGAAGATGACAGTCTTATGATATCTCGGTCTTTCTCTAATTTACCCAAAAATCGGTCTTACTCAAGATGGATAATGCCAAATATAAG CATCACTGATACACTCAAAGAAGAAAATGCAAAAGCTCTTCAAATTAGAGAAAAGGAAAATATGTGTGGAGTGCcttcctttttcaaaaaaaaaaagaagaaaaaaaatatgtcTGGTGCAATTCATTTACAGGAGACGGAGTATAAATTTGCACTTCCTATAGACATTATTGACGCGGAGGATAAATTTGGACTTCCTATAGACATTGTTGAAGTGATCGCAAAACACATTGTTAACGTGGTTGATTATTTGCACTTTCGAGCTGCCAATAGACTCTTTCATCTAATA GACGAGATGTTCACTTTTGTGCATCCGAAACATGGTCTCAAGtacaaatataatataaattttccATATGTTGAATTTTGGAACTTGATGACAGATTGGGAAATCTGCTGTTCAAAAGATGGTTGGATATTAATAGTAGGAGAAACTTCAAATGGTTGCTTTTTCTTCAATCCTTTTACAAAACAAGTGCTGTCACCTTCATTAAGGTTTTCAATCTGGAATACCCTGTGCGTAGGCCTTTCACAT AACATTGAATTTCCTCTCTACCACATTAGTCCTGCTTTACATAATGGATTGTTTTATTATCTTAGCATTAAAGGAAAGTTGGCAGTTATAGAAGCAACAAGAGGAGAAGAACCAAAATGGAAAGAACTAGTGGAGCCTCAAGCTCCATGCACTGGTTTCTTCGACAGCTTTCTAGTTGAATGTAATGGCAGTCTCTTGTCAGTGTTTGAATGTAGTTATAGAAAATGGGTTAAAGTTTTCAAGTTGAATGAATCTACAATGAGATGGATAAAAGTTGAAAGCCTCAACAATCAAATGCTTTTTGTTGGCAACCATACATCATTTTCTGCAGTGGCAAAGATTCCTGGAATGGAAAACAAAATCTACTTTACGAGATTTTATGATGAGAGTATTGTGTTTTATTGTTTAGAAACAAACAAGTACCACACATTTGAAAATGAAGTTGTTCATTTTCATCATGTGAAAGAACACTTGAATAGTTGCTGGATTGACCCAAGGTGGGACTAA